TCATCTGGGCGGGCCGCATCGGCACGCGCGAGGTCGCGGGCCTCGGCGTGTCCCAGAACTACGTCATGGTCGCGAGCACCGGCCGCATGGGTTTCGACACCGCCATGCGCGCCATGGTCGCCCGTGCTGTGGGCGCGGGCGATATCGCGCGCGCCAACCACGTGGCGCTGCAGGCGTTTTCGCTAAGCGGCGTCTACTCGGTCCTCATGGCGATGATCGGCGTCCTCTTCACGGAGCCGCTCCTGCGGCTCCTCGGCGTGCCGGACGACGTCATCGCGGCCGGCGCCGGCTACATGCGCGTGCAGTTCATCGGCCAGGGCACCATGGCTTACCGCATGATGAGCGGCGCCGCCCTGCAGGCCTCGGGCGACACCATCACACCCATGAAGGCGACCACGGTCTCGCGCCTGATCCACATCGGCCTAAGCCCGGCGCTCGTGTTCGGCCCCTGGATGTTCCCCGAAATGGGGCTCGTCGGCGCGGCAGTCGCCAACATCGTGGCTCAGACTGTCGGCGCAGGGATGAACTTCACGGCCCTGTTCACCGGCAAGTCCCGCCTGCACCTCAGCTTCCGCGGCTACCGCCCGGACGGCCAGGTCCTGTGGCAGATCATCCGTACCGGCTGGCCGGCCTCGATCACGATGGCCGAGCGCAACTTCGCCACGCTGCTCCTGTACGGCCTCGTGTCCCCCTACGGCGCCACCACGCTGGCAGCGTTCTCCCTCACCAGGAGGGTCGAAATGCTGGCGATGATGGGCGCCATGGGCATGGGGCAGTCCGCGGGCGTGATGGTCGGGCAGAACCTCGGCGCCGGCAAGCCCGAGCGAGCGAAGAAGACCGTCGCCTGGGCGCTCTTCTTCGTGACCGCCCTGTCAGCCTCCATCGTCATCTGGATGCTCATCTTCCCGAAGGCGTTCTTGCACATCTTCAACAACGACCCCGAGCTCCTCGAGGAGGCTTCTCACTGGCTGCGCATTCAGGCCATCGGCTATTTCGTGATGGGCACGGGCATGGTCTTCCAGCAGTCCTACAACACGGCCGGAGACACCCTGACGCCCATGCTCACAACGCTGGTCTCCATCTGGTTCGTGCAGCAGCCCCTGGCAGTCCTCCTGCCGGACATTGGCCTGGGCGAGCTCGGCATCGCCTGGGCAATCGTCATCGGCCTGGCCGTGAGGCTGGCGATCTACGTGCCCTACTACTTCTACGGCCGGTGGCTGCGTATCCGGCTCTGAGGAGGAGCACTAAGCCTTCAGAAGCCAGCGGCCCCGGCTCTCAGGCAAACCAGGTTTGCGTGGAGAATGCGGCCGCCGGTCCCGGCTCAGGTGGAGGCTGGTGGCAGGACGCGCTCCAGCCACGGCTTCAGGTCGGCGACCACGTCGCCGCTGATCTCATGCGCCATCGGGTACTCGTGGTACTCGGGGCTGTAGCCTTCGGCTTCGAGGAACGCCTTCGTTTCGCGTCCGCGCTCGACGGCCACAAGCTGGTCCCAGATGCCGTGACAGAGAAAGATCGGCAGGTCGCGCGTCGCTGGCAGGCGCTCGCGCAGGCCGTCGGCGTCGCGGAAGGCGCCGCTCATGACCGCCAGGCCCGCGAAGACATCGGGCCGCGGCAGGCCGAAGCGCAGCGTCAGTCCGCCGCCCTGCGAGAAGCCTCCGAGCAGGACGCGGCCAGGCTTGGCGCCCGCTGCCTCCATGACCTCTTCGAGGAAGCCAGCCAGGCGCTCCTCGACGCTCGGTCCCTCGTCCGGCGCTTCGGGCATGCCGGGCCTCCCCCGCGACCAGCTGTAGCCGACCTGGCCGCCGCCGATGTCGAGCGGGTAGGGTGCGTTCGGGCAGGCGTACATGTAGCCCGTGGAGTGAATCGCGGGAGTGAGTCCCGCGAGGTCGTACATGCTCGCGCCGAAGCCGTGCAGGAGCATGACGA
This window of the Dehalococcoidia bacterium genome carries:
- a CDS encoding MATE family efflux transporter: MASLFGRGRINGIATAAVQAPEAAVALPATAAPPAPPPDEAPVAVGHGGGRPPRRYTGEDLTTGSIPKKLWKLSWPQIVESVLNVADQLADLIWAGRIGTREVAGLGVSQNYVMVASTGRMGFDTAMRAMVARAVGAGDIARANHVALQAFSLSGVYSVLMAMIGVLFTEPLLRLLGVPDDVIAAGAGYMRVQFIGQGTMAYRMMSGAALQASGDTITPMKATTVSRLIHIGLSPALVFGPWMFPEMGLVGAAVANIVAQTVGAGMNFTALFTGKSRLHLSFRGYRPDGQVLWQIIRTGWPASITMAERNFATLLLYGLVSPYGATTLAAFSLTRRVEMLAMMGAMGMGQSAGVMVGQNLGAGKPERAKKTVAWALFFVTALSASIVIWMLIFPKAFLHIFNNDPELLEEASHWLRIQAIGYFVMGTGMVFQQSYNTAGDTLTPMLTTLVSIWFVQQPLAVLLPDIGLGELGIAWAIVIGLAVRLAIYVPYYFYGRWLRIRL
- a CDS encoding alpha/beta hydrolase-fold protein, coding for MEARVFDGGPLTYLLIRPDDYSPGVAYPLVMLLHGFGASMYDLAGLTPAIHSTGYMYACPNAPYPLDIGGGQVGYSWSRGRPGMPEAPDEGPSVEERLAGFLEEVMEAAGAKPGRVLLGGFSQGGGLTLRFGLPRPDVFAGLAVMSGAFRDADGLRERLPATRDLPIFLCHGIWDQLVAVERGRETKAFLEAEGYSPEYHEYPMAHEISGDVVADLKPWLERVLPPAST